A genomic region of Phenylobacterium parvum contains the following coding sequences:
- a CDS encoding MAPEG family protein encodes MPIELRLLVYSTALLLVLVVIQAVAGVRSKGLQVMADARDGLSPPEGFHARALRVVDNHREGLTLFAPLILVAAATGNLGGAATVLGAKLFFYSRLAHAVIYLAGLPKIRPLAWVVGLVGTLMVLAAVLGIA; translated from the coding sequence ATGCCGATTGAACTCAGGCTTCTTGTTTATTCGACCGCCCTGCTTCTTGTCCTTGTGGTCATCCAGGCCGTGGCCGGTGTCCGTTCCAAGGGTCTTCAGGTCATGGCGGACGCCCGCGACGGGCTCAGCCCGCCCGAAGGGTTCCATGCCCGCGCCCTGCGGGTGGTGGACAACCACCGAGAGGGGCTGACCCTCTTTGCCCCCCTGATCCTCGTCGCCGCGGCGACAGGCAACCTGGGCGGGGCGGCGACGGTTCTGGGCGCCAAGCTTTTCTTCTATTCCCGCCTGGCCCACGCGGTCATCTACCTGGCGGGCCTGCCCAAGATCCGTCCGCTGGCCTGGGTCGTGGGCCTGGTCGGGACCCTGATGGTCCTTGCCGCCGTCCTCGGGATCGCCTGA
- a CDS encoding pseudaminic acid biosynthesis-associated methylase has product MAFRTEQEAFWAGGFGDDYMSRNQGEKLITSNVVLFGNILRSAPGVRSVVELGCNIGLNLQALNRIDPEIALRGYEINANAAQKARDLGIADIHQQTILETLPDEGRHDLAFTKGVLIHIHPDELPRVYDNLFALSRRYILVCEYYNPSPVTVTYRGNADRLFKRDFAGELMDRFGLRLVDYGFTYRRDNYFPQDDSTWFLLEKPL; this is encoded by the coding sequence ATGGCGTTCAGGACCGAACAGGAAGCCTTCTGGGCGGGCGGCTTCGGTGACGACTACATGTCGCGGAACCAGGGCGAGAAGCTCATCACCTCGAACGTGGTCCTGTTCGGGAACATCCTCCGCTCCGCGCCCGGCGTCCGCTCCGTGGTGGAGCTGGGCTGCAATATCGGCCTGAACCTGCAGGCCCTGAACCGGATTGACCCGGAAATCGCCCTGCGCGGCTACGAGATCAACGCCAACGCCGCACAGAAGGCGCGCGACCTGGGGATCGCTGACATCCACCAGCAGACCATCCTCGAGACCCTCCCCGACGAGGGACGACATGACCTCGCCTTCACCAAGGGGGTCCTCATCCACATTCACCCGGACGAGCTTCCGAGGGTCTACGACAACCTCTTCGCGCTCTCGCGGCGCTACATCCTGGTCTGCGAGTACTACAACCCCAGCCCGGTGACGGTGACTTATCGCGGAAACGCGGACCGTCTCTTCAAGCGGGACTTCGCCGGCGAGTTGATGGATCGCTTCGGCCTCAGGCTGGTCGATTACGGATTCACCTACCGGCGGGACAACTATTTCCCGCAGGACGACAGCACCTGGTTTCTTCTGGAAAAGCCGCTCTGA
- a CDS encoding HU family DNA-binding protein: MNISDLVDAVAATDSKLTKAQAKAAIEATFAAIRDAAAKGDEVSVPGFGKFAVQSKPARTGRNPSTGATIQIAASKALKFKPAKALKDALG; encoded by the coding sequence ATGAACATCTCCGACCTGGTCGACGCCGTCGCTGCGACCGACTCCAAGCTCACCAAGGCCCAGGCCAAGGCCGCGATCGAGGCCACCTTCGCGGCCATCCGCGACGCCGCCGCCAAGGGCGACGAAGTTTCCGTGCCCGGCTTCGGCAAGTTCGCCGTCCAGTCCAAGCCGGCCCGTACGGGCCGCAACCCCTCGACCGGCGCGACCATCCAGATCGCCGCTTCGAAGGCCCTGAAGTTCAAGCCCGCCAAGGCTCTCAAGGACGCCCTGGGCTAA
- a CDS encoding HXXEE domain-containing protein, translating to MPRLPFQTALLLAPLAYAIHHGEEHLLFNFREWRLRYFPDNNALSTEAVLVVLSGVTLVYLLLHATLRTRVTACAAILFLMATQVHNALFHLGGTIAFSDFSPGLITALLLYVPVNLLIARSALQEGLVTKVQLALLFLGGGALFWAFEFVGPPVLLVTTAATWLWAVGSAFRTARRAA from the coding sequence TTGCCCCGCCTGCCCTTTCAGACCGCCCTGCTCCTGGCCCCGCTGGCCTACGCCATCCACCACGGCGAGGAGCACCTCCTGTTCAATTTCAGGGAGTGGCGACTGCGCTACTTCCCGGACAACAACGCCTTGAGCACCGAGGCCGTCCTTGTCGTCCTCTCTGGCGTCACCCTGGTCTACCTGCTTCTCCACGCCACCCTGCGCACCCGGGTTACCGCCTGCGCGGCGATCCTCTTCCTGATGGCCACACAGGTCCACAACGCCCTGTTCCACCTGGGCGGGACCATCGCCTTCTCGGACTTCAGCCCGGGACTGATCACGGCGCTGCTCCTCTATGTCCCAGTGAATCTGCTCATCGCCCGTAGCGCGTTGCAGGAGGGACTGGTGACGAAGGTCCAGCTCGCCCTGCTCTTCCTCGGAGGTGGAGCGCTGTTCTGGGCCTTCGAATTCGTGGGCCCGCCAGTCCTGCTGGTCACCACGGCTGCGACATGGCTCTGGGCTGTGGGCTCGGCCTTCCGGACAGCGCGAAGGGCAGCCTGA